In the genome of Segnochrobactrum spirostomi, the window GACGCCGCGGCGCTCCGCCGTCTCGATCGTCACCTTCGGGCCGTCGACGTGGCACGTGATCACGTCGGCGCCTTGGTCGATCAGGCTGTTGGTGGCCTCGGCCTCCTTCACGGGCAGCGACCAGTCGCCGGTGAAGATCACCTGCGTGGTGATCGAGGGATCGACGGATTTGGCGCCGAGGGTGAAGGCGTTGATGTTGAGCAGTACCTGGGGAATGGGCTTCGCCGCGACGAAGCCGAGCTTCTTCGACTTCGTGGTGTGGCCGGCGACGATGCCGTTCAGATATTGGCCCGACGAGATGTAGCCGAAATAGGAACCGGCATTCTTCGGGTCCTTGCCCTCGCGCCACAGGGCGCCGCAATGGCGGAACTGAACGTCGGGATATTTCTCCGCCATCTTGATGGTGTGCGGGTCGTAATAGCCGAAACTCGTCGGAAAGATCAGCGACGCGCCGTCGAGCTCGATCATGCTCTGCATGGTCTTCTGGACGTCGATCGTCTCCGGAACCTTCTCCTCTTCCAACACGGTCACGCCGGGGATGGCCTTCACCGCGGCGGCGCCTTCGGCGTGGGACTGGTTGTAGCCGAAATCGTCTTTGGCCCCGACATAGATGAAGCCGACGACGAGGCCTTCAGCCGCGGCGGCGCGGTTGAGGCGGAACGAGGTGTTGAGGGCGAGCCCGGCGGTGCCGGCGGCGAGGCCTTGCAGAACGCGGCGGCGGGTGAAGGCGGAACGAATGAGCATTGGACCGATCCCCATCTGTGCGAGCGCCTTTCGCGGCGCTTGGTCCTCCTCACGCAAAGGGCGTGCCAGCGCGGCCTTGCAGCCTTTCACGGGGGACGACGGCGTTCGGGGAGTGGATATCGAGCCATATTGCATGCAATTTGGAACATGGATGCACGCAAGATAGGCATTGGCGTGGACATATCGACGTTCATTGCATGCAATCTGGAAACGGCACGCCGATTGCGTAGGATGGCTCGGACGGTCCGGAACGAGAGGTGCGTGAATGTCGGCTCAGGTCTCGAAGACGCGGGCGAAGCTGGAGATCGGCGGGCTCGGGGCGGCCTATCGGTCCGGTACCACGACGCCGGGCGCCGTGTTCGCGGCGCTCGAGGCGGCGTCCCGGGCGCTCGACGATCCGGCGATCTGGATCACGCCGCCGGATCGCGATCGGCTCGCCCGCGAGGCGGAGGCGCTGGAGCGCATGACGGGGGCCGAGCGCGCCACGAAGCCGCTCTGGGGCATCCCGTTCGCGGTGAAGGACAACATCGACGTGGCAGGCCTTCCGACCACCGCCGCCTGTCCCGCCTTCGCGACGGTGCCGGATCGGGACGCGGCCGTCGTCGCCCGACTGAAGGCGGCGGGGGCGGTCGTCGTCGGCAAGACCAACCTCGATCAGTTCGCGACGGGCCTCGTCGGTGTCCGCTCGCCCTACGGCGTGCCGCGCAATCCGTTCGACGAGACCCGCGTGCCGGGCGGCTCGAGCTCGGGCTCGGCGGTCGCGGTCGCCCGCGGGCTCGCCGCCTTCTCGCTCGGCACCGACACCGCCGGGTCGGGCCGCATTCCGGCGGCCTTCTGCAACCTCGTCGGTCTCAAGCCGACCCGCGGCCTTCTCTCCACCGAGGGCGTCGTGCCGGCCTGCCGCTCGCTCGATTGTGTCTCCATCTTCGCCCATGGCGTCGCCGATGCGCGGCGCGTGCTCGACGTCGCGCACGGTCTCTCGGCGGGCGACGCCTATGGCCGGCCGCTCGCGCGCCGGGCGGTGGCGGGCTGGTCGACGGTGAGGCTCGGCGTGCCGGCGGTGCCGCAATTCTTCGGTGATGCCCACGCGGCGCGGCGCTTCGAGGCGGCGATCGATCAGGCCCGGTTCCTCGGAGCGACCATCGTCCCGGTTCCCTTCGGCGTGTTCGAGGAGACCGCGGCGCTGCTCTATGGGCCGTGGGTCGCCGAGCGCGTCGCCGCCGTCGGCGACTTCATCGCCGCGCATCCGGACGACGTTCTTCCCGTCACGCGCCGGATCATCGAGAGCGGACGCGATGTGCCCGCGGCCGATCTGTTCCGCGTGCTGCACCGGCTTCAGGCGCTCAAGCGGGAGGCGGACGGGGTGTTCGAGACCATCGACGCGCTGATGGTGCCGACGGCGCCGATCTTCCCGACGCTCGCCGATCTCGAGGCCGATCCGATCGGCCCCAACACGCGGCTCGGAACCTACACCAACTTCGTCAACCTGCTCGATCTCGCGGCGATCGCGGTGCCGGCCGGCTTCCGGGACGACGGGTTGCCGGCCGGCGTCACCTTCATCGGCCCGGCGATGACCGACCACGGCCTTGCCGACCTCGCCGAGGACTGGAGCGGGCTCGTCGAACTCGCCGTCGTCGGGGCGCACCTCGAGGGCCAGCCGCTGCACCACGAGCTCGCCGGTGCGCCGCTCGTGCGCCGGACGTCGACCGCCGCGAACTACCGGCTCTTCGCCCTCAAGGGAACGGTGCCGCCGAAGCCCGGGTTGGTGCGCAGCGCCTCGGGCGCCCCAATCGAGGTGGAGGTCTATGCGCTCGACCACGCCCGCTTCGGCCGCTTCGTGGCCGGGGTGCCGGCGCCGCTTGCGATCGGCACGGTGACGCTGGCGGACGGCAGCGAGGTCAAGGGTTTCGTCTGCGAGCCGTCGGCGGTGGAAGGGGCGCAGGACATCACCCGCTTCGGCGGCTGGCGGGCCTACCGCGCGATCGCCTGATCCGCCTCCGGCGCGGGCAGGGCGGCCGCCTGCGGCGCCTGTCGGGCGGCTTCGGCCGCCTCCGCCGACCATTGCGCCCAGGCGCGGCCGACCGATTGGAGATGGCGGCGCATCGCCGCTTCCGCCGCCTCGCCGTCGCGGGCGCGGATGGCGCGGATCACCGCGAGATGTTCCCGCGCCGATTCCGGCGGCCGCTCGGTCAGGCGGAACTGTGCCGTGGTGAACGGCGCGAGCTTGCGGCGCAGCACGAGCACGGTGTCCGACAGGAAGGCGTTGTGCGCCCCGGCATAGATCGCCTCGTGGAAGGCGCGGTTGGCACCGGGGATCAGATCCTGATCGCCCGCCGCGAGCGCCTCCGCGCAGCGGGCATGGATTTCGTCCAGCCGCTCGCGCTCGATCACCGACATCTTGGCCGCCGCGAGCCGCGCGCACACGGCCTCCGCCTCGCCGAGGGCTTCGAACAATTCGCCCATATGGACCGCCTGCACCCCCGCGACGACGGCGCCGCGGTGCGGCCGCATGTCGATGAGGTCGAGGCCGGCGAGCTGCTTCAGCGCCTCGCGGACGGGCGTGCGCGACACCCCGTAGCGCTGGGCGATCGAGTGCTCGTCGAGACGGGCGCCGGCCGGCAGCTCGCCCTTGAGGATCGCCTCGGCGAGGCGGTCTGTCAGTTCCTCGGTACGGGTTCGGCGTTTGGTCACGCGGTGACGCTCGGGGTTCCGCGCTTCAGGTGCTCGTCGAGGCGCGGCATGATCTCGACGAAGTTGCAGGGGCGGAAGCGGTAATCGAGCTGCCACTTGAGAATGCCGTCCCAGGCGTCGCGGCAGGCGCCGGGCGAGCCGGGCAGGCAGAAGATGAAGGTCGCGCCCGCGACGCCCGCCGTCGCCCGCGACTGGATCGTCGAGGTGCCGATCAGCTCGTAGCTCATGCGGTGGAACAGGATCGAGAAGCCATCCATCCGCTTCTCGAACAGGGGCTCCAGCGCCTCCGGCGTGACGTCGCGGCCGGTGAAGCCGGTGCCGCCGGTGGTGATGACGACGTCGATCTCGGGATGGGCGATCCAGCCGGACACGACGCCGCGGATCGCGCCGA includes:
- a CDS encoding BMP family ABC transporter substrate-binding protein codes for the protein MLIRSAFTRRRVLQGLAAGTAGLALNTSFRLNRAAAAEGLVVGFIYVGAKDDFGYNQSHAEGAAAVKAIPGVTVLEEEKVPETIDVQKTMQSMIELDGASLIFPTSFGYYDPHTIKMAEKYPDVQFRHCGALWREGKDPKNAGSYFGYISSGQYLNGIVAGHTTKSKKLGFVAAKPIPQVLLNINAFTLGAKSVDPSITTQVIFTGDWSLPVKEAEATNSLIDQGADVITCHVDGPKVTIETAERRGVYSCGYHADQSSLAPKGYLTGAEWHWATVYTMFVEKALKGEPLPNFVRGGLAENFVKMSPYGPAASEAARQNADAVKAEMMKGGYAIIKGPLKDNKGKEVVAAGKAYPETAIELESMDYLVEGVIGTTS
- the atzF gene encoding allophanate hydrolase, encoding MSAQVSKTRAKLEIGGLGAAYRSGTTTPGAVFAALEAASRALDDPAIWITPPDRDRLAREAEALERMTGAERATKPLWGIPFAVKDNIDVAGLPTTAACPAFATVPDRDAAVVARLKAAGAVVVGKTNLDQFATGLVGVRSPYGVPRNPFDETRVPGGSSSGSAVAVARGLAAFSLGTDTAGSGRIPAAFCNLVGLKPTRGLLSTEGVVPACRSLDCVSIFAHGVADARRVLDVAHGLSAGDAYGRPLARRAVAGWSTVRLGVPAVPQFFGDAHAARRFEAAIDQARFLGATIVPVPFGVFEETAALLYGPWVAERVAAVGDFIAAHPDDVLPVTRRIIESGRDVPAADLFRVLHRLQALKREADGVFETIDALMVPTAPIFPTLADLEADPIGPNTRLGTYTNFVNLLDLAAIAVPAGFRDDGLPAGVTFIGPAMTDHGLADLAEDWSGLVELAVVGAHLEGQPLHHELAGAPLVRRTSTAANYRLFALKGTVPPKPGLVRSASGAPIEVEVYALDHARFGRFVAGVPAPLAIGTVTLADGSEVKGFVCEPSAVEGAQDITRFGGWRAYRAIA
- a CDS encoding GntR family transcriptional regulator; protein product: MTKRRTRTEELTDRLAEAILKGELPAGARLDEHSIAQRYGVSRTPVREALKQLAGLDLIDMRPHRGAVVAGVQAVHMGELFEALGEAEAVCARLAAAKMSVIERERLDEIHARCAEALAAGDQDLIPGANRAFHEAIYAGAHNAFLSDTVLVLRRKLAPFTTAQFRLTERPPESAREHLAVIRAIRARDGEAAEAAMRRHLQSVGRAWAQWSAEAAEAARQAPQAAALPAPEADQAIAR
- the moaB gene encoding molybdenum cofactor biosynthesis protein B, whose product is MSRLDESRPFIPVRIAVLTVSDTRTFDDDKSGATLADRIRDAGHTLVVREIAPDDIGAIRGVVSGWIAHPEIDVVITTGGTGFTGRDVTPEALEPLFEKRMDGFSILFHRMSYELIGTSTIQSRATAGVAGATFIFCLPGSPGACRDAWDGILKWQLDYRFRPCNFVEIMPRLDEHLKRGTPSVTA